One genomic segment of Arachis duranensis cultivar V14167 chromosome 4, aradu.V14167.gnm2.J7QH, whole genome shotgun sequence includes these proteins:
- the LOC107484678 gene encoding uric acid degradation bifunctional protein TTL-like, translated as MKTEDFSSCCAGTTFANKMAMVSPFSSLEHAITVFRDISGRSCSNEYLETANEATELHEWGSRYEEKFGYVFVTFVAGRTPEDILAELKMRNNNSHGVELEIASKEELKYIERAIGELLSKKSDQTTDEGDVLAEYSGEIVADTLDGANTDSEDDLDAISSGGYHISRDVELGKVPKENNETLNTQHREDVVHAAKRGFDLNKLPWFGDDLSDPLSRHCSEFLTEYL; from the exons ATGAAAACGGAAGATTTCTCATCATGCTGTGCAGGCACAACATTTGCTAACAAAATGGCTATGGTCTCTCCATTCTCTTCATTGGAACATGCAATTACGGTTTTCAGAGACATATCAGGACGATCTTGTTCTAATGAATACTTGGAAACGGCGAACGAAGCTACT GAACTTCATGAATGGGGATCAAGGTACGAGGAGAAATTTGGCTATGTTTTTGTGACATTTGTAGCTGGTAGGACACCTGAAGACATACTTGCTGAATTAAAG ATGCGCAACAATAACTCGCATGGTGTTGAGTTGGAGATTGCTTCAAAAGAGGAATTAAAGTATATAGAACGTGCTATTGGAGAGCTTCTTTCCAAGAAATCTGACCAAACTACCGACGAAGGAGATG TGTTAGCTGAATATTCAGGTGAAATAGTTGCTGACACTCTAGATGGAGCAAACACTGATTCAGAAGACGATTTAGATGCTATCTCCTCTGGTGGATATCATATCTCCAGGGATGTTGAGCTTGGTAAGGTtccaaaagaaaataatgaaactTTAAACACCCAACATAGAGAAGATGTCGTACATGCTGCAAAAAGGGGTTTCGATCTAAACAAGTTGCCATGGTTTGGAGATGACTTATCAGATCCGTTATCACGTCACTGCAGCGAATTTTTGACAGAGTATTTATGA